In a genomic window of Demequina muriae:
- a CDS encoding YlxR family protein has protein sequence MKPRQPSGDPGALPHVPVRTCVGCRSKASRSVLVRYVLEGDRVVVDENGSKPGRGAWLHPDSDCIALALRRRQFGRALRSPGADVSGAVLPDA, from the coding sequence ATGAAGCCGAGACAGCCTTCTGGTGACCCTGGCGCGCTCCCGCACGTTCCTGTGCGGACGTGTGTGGGATGCCGCAGCAAGGCCTCTCGGTCGGTTCTGGTGCGATACGTGCTTGAGGGCGACCGTGTGGTCGTCGACGAGAACGGAAGCAAGCCGGGACGGGGCGCGTGGCTGCATCCCGATTCCGACTGCATCGCACTTGCACTCCGACGACGTCAGTTCGGGAGAGCATTGCGCTCACCCGGAGCCGACGTGTCGGGCGCCGTCCTTCCGGACGCGTGA
- a CDS encoding glutamate ABC transporter substrate-binding protein — MYTRTRMVALGAAAVLALAACSSGDGGEDEPEEVDPSAFAEGSTMAALADAGAITIGTKFDQPLFGLKPPSGDPEGFDVEIGKIIAAELGIPEDGIEWVETVSANREPYIEGGQVDIVVATYTINDERKEVISFAGPYYNAGQALMVMSDNEDIMGPDDLAGKNVCSVEGSTPAANIAENYPDAELSLFGAYTDCLEPLRNGQVDVVTTDNVILAGYVSESDEEFKVVGEPFTEEPYGIGLAREDTDFRMWINDVLEEIFEDGRWLEAWNETAGTVLPEPEVPTIDRYEIE; from the coding sequence ATGTACACACGTACCAGGATGGTCGCGCTGGGCGCGGCCGCGGTGCTCGCACTCGCTGCGTGCTCGTCGGGGGATGGCGGCGAGGACGAACCGGAGGAGGTCGATCCGAGCGCATTTGCAGAAGGCTCCACGATGGCGGCGCTGGCGGACGCGGGTGCGATCACCATCGGCACCAAGTTCGATCAGCCCCTGTTCGGGCTCAAGCCGCCGAGTGGTGACCCCGAGGGCTTCGACGTGGAGATCGGCAAGATCATCGCCGCCGAGCTGGGAATCCCGGAGGACGGCATCGAGTGGGTCGAGACTGTCTCCGCGAACCGCGAACCCTACATCGAGGGTGGCCAAGTGGACATCGTCGTCGCGACCTACACCATCAACGACGAGCGCAAAGAGGTCATCTCCTTCGCCGGCCCGTACTACAACGCTGGCCAAGCACTCATGGTGATGAGCGACAACGAGGACATCATGGGACCCGACGACCTCGCTGGCAAGAACGTGTGCTCGGTCGAGGGGTCCACCCCCGCCGCGAACATCGCCGAGAACTACCCCGATGCCGAGCTGTCGCTGTTCGGTGCGTACACCGACTGCCTCGAGCCGCTGCGCAATGGGCAGGTCGACGTCGTGACCACGGACAACGTGATCCTCGCCGGCTACGTCTCGGAGTCAGACGAAGAGTTCAAGGTGGTCGGGGAGCCTTTCACCGAAGAACCCTACGGAATCGGCCTCGCACGCGAGGACACGGACTTCCGCATGTGGATCAACGACGTGCTCGAGGAGATCTTCGAGGACGGCCGCTGGCTCGAGGCGTGGAACGAGACCGCAGGTACGGTCCTTCCCGAGCCTGAGGTTCCGACCATCGACCGGTACGAGATCGAGTGA
- a CDS encoding alpha/beta hydrolase → MARALRVVGIVGAVLVSAVALGMAASLGPARWSDDGLTLGVAAATVVTVLLAGGLIFVSVRAARRPVARAALILGGGVVVILIAFPAGVAAWAAYPPHASYDGGRPAGATDVTVPAADGVTLAGWFLPSQTGAAVVLTHGAGSTRDAVVAQAEVLASAGYGVLAIDARGHGDSTGRAMDLGWWGEADVSAALDTLATLEGVDPERLGLVGLSMGGESAVGAAGVDGRVRAVVAEGATQRTSADKAGWLPRHPLGWVQRGMDMERDAITVALTDAPRPPTLREAATETAAPILLIASGQVPDEPMAAAWIAEGHPHVDVWEIAEAPHTGGLATEPEAWAQRVVSFLDDALATPSTSG, encoded by the coding sequence ATGGCTCGAGCGCTCCGCGTGGTCGGGATCGTCGGTGCGGTCCTGGTGAGCGCTGTCGCACTGGGCATGGCCGCGAGCCTCGGGCCCGCGCGCTGGAGCGATGACGGACTGACGCTCGGCGTCGCCGCCGCCACCGTCGTCACGGTTCTTCTTGCGGGCGGCCTCATCTTCGTCTCCGTGCGCGCAGCGCGCCGACCGGTCGCCCGTGCGGCACTGATTCTCGGGGGCGGGGTGGTGGTGATCCTGATCGCCTTCCCCGCCGGGGTGGCCGCGTGGGCCGCGTACCCGCCCCACGCGAGCTATGACGGCGGCCGCCCGGCAGGCGCCACCGATGTCACCGTGCCGGCAGCGGACGGCGTCACGCTGGCCGGCTGGTTCCTCCCGTCTCAGACGGGGGCCGCCGTGGTGCTCACTCATGGCGCGGGGTCGACGCGCGACGCGGTCGTCGCGCAGGCGGAGGTGCTGGCGAGCGCCGGGTACGGCGTCCTGGCGATCGATGCGCGGGGACATGGCGATTCCACGGGGAGAGCCATGGACCTGGGCTGGTGGGGCGAGGCGGACGTCTCCGCAGCCCTGGACACGCTCGCGACGCTGGAGGGCGTGGATCCGGAACGACTGGGCCTGGTGGGGCTGTCGATGGGCGGAGAGTCAGCAGTCGGTGCCGCAGGAGTCGACGGGCGCGTGCGTGCGGTGGTCGCCGAAGGGGCGACGCAGCGCACCTCGGCGGACAAGGCGGGCTGGCTGCCACGGCATCCCCTGGGCTGGGTGCAGCGCGGGATGGATATGGAGCGCGACGCGATCACGGTCGCTCTCACGGACGCGCCCCGGCCCCCGACGCTGCGGGAGGCCGCCACCGAGACCGCCGCACCGATCCTGCTCATCGCGTCGGGACAGGTGCCCGACGAGCCGATGGCGGCCGCATGGATCGCCGAGGGCCATCCCCACGTCGACGTCTGGGAGATCGCGGAGGCACCTCACACTGGCGGGCTGGCGACCGAGCCGGAGGCATGGGCGCAGCGCGTGGTGTCGTTCCTGGACGACGCGCTCGCGACGCCCAGCACATCAGGATGA
- a CDS encoding amino acid ABC transporter ATP-binding protein: protein MDEAPGSVEAGSGEPLVVLDHVNKHFGDLHVLEDINLTVKRGEVVVVIGPSGAGKSTLCRAINRLETIDSGTIEIDGVSLPAEGRPLARLRADVGMVFQSFNLFAHKTILENVTLGPTKVRRLQKAQAREQAMALLERVGVANQADKYPAQLSGGQQQRVAIARSLAMRPKVMLFDEPTSALDPEMINEVLDVMTDLAKDGMTMIVVSHEMGFARKAANRVVFMADGKVMEEATPEEFFTNPQTSRAKDFLSKILTH, encoded by the coding sequence ATGGACGAAGCCCCAGGGTCGGTGGAGGCGGGCAGCGGCGAGCCGCTGGTCGTGCTCGATCACGTCAACAAGCACTTCGGAGACCTGCATGTCCTGGAGGACATCAATCTGACGGTGAAGCGCGGCGAGGTCGTGGTGGTGATCGGCCCCTCCGGCGCAGGCAAGTCCACGCTGTGCCGGGCGATCAACCGCCTCGAGACCATTGACAGCGGCACCATCGAGATCGATGGCGTCTCTCTTCCTGCGGAGGGGAGACCTCTCGCCCGGCTTCGCGCAGACGTGGGCATGGTGTTCCAGTCCTTCAACCTGTTCGCGCACAAGACCATCCTCGAGAACGTCACTCTGGGCCCGACCAAGGTGAGGCGGCTGCAGAAGGCACAGGCTCGCGAGCAGGCGATGGCGCTGCTCGAACGAGTCGGTGTGGCGAATCAGGCCGACAAGTACCCTGCTCAACTCTCGGGCGGGCAGCAGCAGCGCGTGGCGATCGCAAGGTCTCTCGCGATGCGGCCCAAAGTGATGCTGTTCGACGAGCCCACGTCGGCACTGGACCCCGAGATGATCAACGAGGTCCTGGACGTCATGACGGACTTGGCGAAGGACGGGATGACGATGATCGTCGTGAGCCACGAGATGGGCTTCGCGCGCAAGGCCGCGAACCGCGTCGTCTTCATGGCCGACGGAAAGGTCATGGAGGAGGCGACTCCCGAGGAGTTCTTCACGAACCCTCAGACCAGCCGGGCCAAGGACTTCCTGTCGAAGATTCTCACGCATTGA
- the rbfA gene encoding 30S ribosome-binding factor RbfA: protein MADSARALRLAGTIKKLMARALEKEIKDPRLGFVTVTDVRVTGDLQQASVFYTVYGGDEERAATAAALASAKGRLRSLMGKELGIRLTPSLEFHLDAVPETAATLDKALHEAAQRDAELAKLRENAAYAGEEDPYRRPEDRDADGRDADGEGS from the coding sequence ATGGCAGACAGTGCACGCGCTCTCCGGCTCGCGGGGACCATCAAGAAGTTGATGGCCCGCGCGCTGGAGAAGGAGATCAAGGACCCTCGCCTGGGGTTCGTCACGGTGACCGACGTTCGTGTCACCGGCGACCTGCAGCAGGCGTCCGTCTTCTACACCGTGTACGGCGGGGACGAGGAGCGCGCGGCCACGGCCGCCGCCCTCGCCTCTGCCAAGGGGCGACTGCGCTCCTTGATGGGCAAGGAGCTCGGCATCAGGCTCACGCCGTCGCTCGAGTTCCACCTCGACGCGGTGCCGGAGACGGCGGCGACGCTGGACAAGGCGCTTCACGAGGCGGCCCAGCGTGATGCCGAACTCGCCAAGCTGCGCGAGAACGCGGCCTACGCGGGTGAGGAAGACCCCTACCGTCGTCCAGAAGACCGTGATGCTGACGGTCGCGACGCGGATGGCGAAGGCTCCTAA
- the infB gene encoding translation initiation factor IF-2, which translates to MAKPRVHEIAKELGVPSKALITKLNELGEYVKGPSSTLEAPVVRKAREAFPAAPATTDSAPAATSAPKPAAKPGPKPAAPKPAAPEPEAAAPEPTPSPAAPSEQAPASAPAPSADADAAPDAGSSSDMPKPRPRPGGNNPFSERTAGPRPRPRPGGNNPFQTQRPGARPGGRPGAPAPGGAGAPAGPGGPGGSSGPGGRGPRPSPGQMPNRTPGRGGPGGPGGRGPGGPGGAGGPGGPGGRPGFGGPGGRPAAGGRGRGGGTAGAFGRQGGRPARSRKSKRAKRAEYEQQQAPSIGGVQIPRGNGETQIRLRRGATLSDFAEKIDVNPASLVTVLFHLGEMATATQSLDEATFETLGEELGYKIQIVSPEEEDRELLEDFGLDIEAELEAETDEDLEQRPPVVTVMGHVDHGKTRLLDSIRKADVISGEAGGITQHIGAYQVHHEHEGITRAITFIDTPGHEAFTAMRARGAKVTDIAILVVAADDGVMPQTIEALNHAQAANVPIVVAINKIDAEGANPEKIRQQLTEYNLVAEEWGGDTMFVEVSALQNKNIDALLEAVLLTADAGLDLRANPDKDARGVAVEAHLDKGRGAVATVLVNSGTLRVGDSIVAGTAHGRVRAMFDEHDNPVQEALPARPVLVIGLTSVPGAGDTFLVADDDRTARQIAEKREAAERAAQLAKRRKRISLEDFTKAIEEGKVDTLNLIIKGDVSGAVEALEDALLQIDVGEQVDLRIIHRGVGAVTQNDVNLATVDNAIILGFNVRPAERVQDLADREGVDMRFYSVIYRVLEDVEASLTGMLKPEYEERQTGGAEVMEIFRSSKFGNIAGCLVRNGVIRRNAKAKVVREGVVIGEPTIDTLRRFKDDATEVKDGFECGIGLGKFNDIRVGDMIETFEMVEIPRS; encoded by the coding sequence GTGGCAAAGCCCCGCGTTCACGAGATCGCGAAAGAGCTCGGAGTACCGAGCAAAGCGCTGATCACCAAGCTCAACGAGCTCGGCGAATACGTCAAGGGTCCGTCGTCGACCCTGGAAGCGCCTGTGGTGCGCAAGGCCCGTGAAGCCTTCCCCGCAGCGCCCGCGACGACCGATTCCGCCCCCGCGGCGACGTCGGCCCCCAAGCCTGCGGCCAAGCCCGGACCCAAGCCTGCGGCTCCCAAGCCCGCGGCCCCGGAGCCGGAGGCCGCAGCCCCCGAGCCCACGCCTTCGCCCGCGGCTCCGTCGGAGCAGGCGCCCGCATCGGCCCCGGCCCCGTCCGCTGACGCTGACGCCGCCCCCGACGCAGGGTCGTCCTCGGACATGCCGAAGCCGCGCCCGCGCCCGGGCGGCAACAACCCGTTCTCCGAGCGCACCGCCGGGCCCCGCCCGCGGCCGCGCCCCGGAGGCAACAACCCGTTCCAGACGCAGCGCCCCGGTGCTCGTCCCGGCGGTCGTCCCGGTGCCCCCGCACCTGGTGGCGCTGGCGCACCTGCCGGTCCCGGTGGGCCCGGCGGCTCGTCCGGACCTGGCGGCAGGGGACCTCGTCCCTCGCCCGGTCAGATGCCCAACCGCACGCCCGGTCGCGGCGGCCCTGGTGGCCCCGGCGGTCGTGGGCCCGGCGGTCCCGGCGGCGCCGGTGGTCCTGGTGGCCCCGGTGGCCGTCCCGGCTTCGGAGGCCCCGGTGGCCGTCCTGCGGCCGGTGGACGCGGTCGCGGCGGCGGCACCGCTGGCGCCTTCGGTCGCCAGGGTGGACGTCCTGCACGCTCGCGGAAGTCGAAGCGGGCCAAGCGGGCCGAGTACGAGCAGCAGCAGGCGCCGTCCATCGGCGGCGTCCAGATCCCTCGGGGCAATGGCGAGACTCAGATTCGTCTGCGCCGCGGCGCGACCCTGTCGGACTTCGCCGAGAAGATCGACGTCAACCCCGCCTCGCTGGTGACCGTCCTGTTCCACTTGGGAGAGATGGCCACGGCCACGCAGTCCCTGGACGAGGCGACCTTCGAGACCCTCGGTGAGGAGCTGGGCTACAAGATCCAGATCGTCTCGCCCGAGGAGGAGGACCGCGAGCTTCTCGAGGACTTCGGACTCGACATCGAGGCCGAGCTCGAGGCGGAGACCGACGAGGACCTCGAGCAGCGTCCCCCGGTCGTCACCGTCATGGGTCACGTCGACCACGGTAAGACCCGTCTGCTGGACTCGATCCGCAAGGCCGACGTCATCTCCGGCGAGGCCGGCGGCATCACCCAGCACATCGGCGCCTACCAGGTGCACCACGAGCACGAGGGCATCACGCGTGCCATCACGTTCATCGACACCCCGGGTCACGAGGCGTTCACCGCCATGCGTGCCCGTGGTGCGAAGGTCACCGACATCGCGATCCTCGTGGTCGCGGCGGACGACGGCGTGATGCCTCAGACCATCGAGGCGCTCAACCACGCCCAGGCCGCCAATGTGCCCATCGTCGTGGCGATCAACAAGATCGACGCCGAAGGTGCGAACCCGGAGAAGATCCGTCAGCAGCTCACCGAGTACAACCTGGTGGCTGAGGAGTGGGGCGGCGACACGATGTTCGTCGAGGTCTCCGCTCTTCAGAACAAGAACATCGATGCGCTGCTCGAGGCGGTGCTGCTCACCGCAGACGCCGGTCTCGACCTGCGTGCGAACCCGGACAAGGACGCTCGCGGTGTGGCCGTCGAGGCTCACCTCGACAAGGGTCGCGGTGCCGTGGCGACCGTCCTCGTCAACTCGGGAACGCTGCGTGTTGGCGACTCGATCGTGGCCGGAACGGCCCATGGCCGCGTCCGCGCGATGTTCGACGAGCACGACAACCCGGTGCAGGAGGCGCTCCCCGCGCGTCCCGTGCTGGTCATCGGTCTGACCTCGGTGCCCGGAGCGGGAGACACGTTCCTGGTGGCGGACGACGACCGCACTGCCCGTCAGATCGCCGAGAAGCGCGAGGCCGCCGAGCGGGCCGCGCAGCTCGCGAAGCGCCGCAAGCGCATCAGCCTCGAGGACTTCACGAAGGCCATCGAGGAGGGCAAGGTCGACACCCTCAACCTCATCATCAAGGGAGACGTGTCGGGTGCCGTCGAGGCGCTCGAGGACGCTCTGCTGCAGATCGATGTGGGCGAGCAGGTCGACCTGCGGATCATCCACCGCGGCGTGGGCGCTGTGACGCAGAACGACGTGAACCTGGCGACGGTCGACAACGCGATCATCCTCGGATTCAACGTCCGTCCCGCCGAGCGCGTCCAGGACCTCGCGGACCGCGAGGGCGTGGACATGCGCTTCTACTCGGTGATCTACCGCGTGCTCGAGGACGTCGAGGCGTCGCTCACCGGCATGCTGAAGCCCGAGTACGAGGAGCGTCAGACCGGTGGTGCGGAGGTCATGGAGATCTTCCGCAGCTCCAAGTTCGGCAACATCGCCGGATGCCTGGTGCGCAACGGTGTGATCCGTCGCAACGCCAAGGCGAAGGTCGTGCGCGAGGGCGTGGTGATCGGCGAGCCGACCATCGACACCCTGCGTCGCTTCAAGGATGACGCCACCGAGGTCAAGGATGGCTTCGAGTGCGGCATCGGTCTGGGCAAGTTCAACGACATCCGTGTCGGCGACATGATCGAGACCTTCGAGATGGTCGAGATTCCGAGGTCCTGA
- the rimP gene encoding ribosome maturation factor RimP, translating to MDLTTRISELAGPAAREAGLELDGVTVTSAGKRSRVVVTVDLPESEVGAADLDTVAVASRAIGAALDDANVPSTPYTLEVSTPGADRPLTERRHFMRARTRKVALSLADGGELTGVLQEVDGDVLVIATDAATERVAIADVTAAAVVIEMRRLD from the coding sequence ATGGACCTCACGACACGAATCTCCGAGCTCGCTGGGCCGGCCGCCCGCGAGGCGGGGCTGGAGTTGGATGGCGTGACCGTGACGAGCGCGGGCAAGCGCTCGCGCGTCGTCGTCACCGTCGACCTCCCCGAGTCCGAGGTGGGCGCTGCGGATCTCGACACGGTGGCCGTCGCGTCGCGTGCCATCGGCGCTGCTCTTGACGACGCCAATGTGCCGTCGACCCCCTACACGCTCGAGGTGTCGACCCCCGGCGCCGACCGACCCCTCACGGAACGACGCCACTTCATGCGCGCGCGCACCCGCAAGGTGGCCCTGTCGCTCGCCGACGGCGGCGAGCTGACCGGCGTGCTCCAGGAGGTGGACGGTGACGTGCTGGTGATCGCGACGGACGCTGCGACGGAGCGCGTGGCGATCGCGGACGTGACCGCCGCCGCGGTCGTCATCGAGATGAGGCGCCTCGACTGA
- the nusA gene encoding transcription termination factor NusA: protein MDIDMQALKSLEKERDIRLGILLDAIEQALVSAYHKTPGAYRHARAHVDRDTGKVSIFAREDPDPDADEPQPELPEFDHTPDNFGRIATATARQVIFQRMRQAGDDAVLGEYASKEGHLVSGIIQQSADPRNVHVDIGDVEALLPPHEQVPTERYEHGQRLRGYVLDVGRGMRGPSITLSRTHPGLVRQLFELEVPEIADGTVEIMSLARESGHRTKMAVRAVEPGVNAKGACIGPMGSRVRAVMSELHGEKIDIIDWDEDPATFVGNALSPARVVSVTVVDEEARAARVVVPDFHLSLAIGKEGQNARLAARLTGWRIDIRSDEAPEVPGRADEPRSSPER, encoded by the coding sequence ATGGACATCGACATGCAGGCCCTGAAGAGCCTCGAAAAAGAGCGCGACATCCGGCTCGGAATTCTTCTCGACGCCATCGAGCAGGCGCTCGTGTCCGCGTATCACAAGACCCCCGGCGCCTACCGGCATGCGCGTGCCCACGTGGACCGTGACACGGGCAAGGTGTCGATCTTCGCGCGTGAGGACCCCGACCCTGACGCCGACGAGCCGCAGCCGGAGCTGCCGGAGTTCGACCACACTCCCGACAACTTCGGTCGCATCGCGACGGCGACTGCGCGTCAGGTGATCTTCCAGCGCATGCGCCAGGCGGGAGACGACGCGGTGCTCGGCGAGTATGCGAGCAAGGAAGGGCACCTGGTCTCGGGCATCATCCAGCAGAGCGCCGACCCCAGGAACGTCCACGTCGACATCGGCGACGTCGAGGCACTCCTGCCGCCGCACGAGCAGGTGCCGACCGAGCGATACGAGCACGGCCAGCGCCTGCGCGGCTACGTGCTCGATGTCGGTCGCGGCATGCGGGGTCCATCGATCACGCTGTCGCGCACCCACCCGGGACTGGTGCGTCAGCTCTTCGAGCTCGAGGTGCCCGAGATCGCCGACGGCACCGTCGAGATCATGAGCCTCGCACGCGAGTCTGGCCACCGCACCAAGATGGCGGTGCGTGCCGTCGAGCCGGGCGTCAATGCCAAGGGCGCCTGCATCGGCCCGATGGGCTCGCGCGTCCGCGCCGTGATGAGCGAGCTGCACGGCGAGAAGATCGACATCATCGACTGGGATGAGGACCCGGCCACGTTCGTCGGCAACGCGCTGTCGCCCGCGCGTGTGGTCTCGGTGACCGTCGTGGATGAGGAAGCGCGCGCCGCACGCGTGGTCGTCCCCGACTTCCACCTGTCGCTCGCGATCGGCAAGGAGGGCCAGAACGCCCGCCTCGCGGCCCGCCTCACGGGCTGGCGCATCGACATCCGTTCCGACGAGGCACCAGAGGTTCCCGGACGCGCCGACGAGCCCCGTTCCTCGCCGGAGCGCTGA
- the truB gene encoding tRNA pseudouridine(55) synthase TruB, whose translation MAKAPKPEPIPGLVIVDKPAGWTSHDVVGRMRRLAGTRKVGHAGTLDPMATGVLVVGIGRATRLLTYIVGHDKAYDATIRLGQSTVTDDAEGEVTTSHDASTVTDASIADAVAGLTGDISQVPSSVSAIKIDGQRAYKRARDGEAVEIPARPVTVSAFEVLDIRRDGRVIDLDVHVEVSSGTYVRALARDLGTALTVDGTGVGGHLTGLRRTRVGGLTLSDAHTLDDLAALVDSGAELPRVPLGAAASAVLPTRRLSEPEARALGYGQAIPASALDEADAGEGPVAGLAPDGDLVAVLERRGDTWRPAVVFRPSVTAPASGEAQ comes from the coding sequence ATGGCGAAGGCTCCTAAGCCCGAGCCCATTCCTGGGCTCGTGATCGTGGACAAGCCTGCCGGCTGGACGTCTCACGACGTCGTGGGCCGCATGCGCAGGCTTGCAGGCACGCGCAAGGTGGGCCACGCGGGCACGCTCGATCCCATGGCCACCGGCGTGCTGGTGGTGGGGATCGGGCGCGCCACACGCCTGCTCACCTACATCGTCGGCCACGACAAGGCGTACGACGCGACCATCCGGCTGGGCCAGTCCACCGTCACGGATGACGCGGAGGGCGAGGTCACGACCTCGCACGACGCCTCGACCGTCACCGACGCCTCGATCGCCGATGCGGTGGCCGGCTTGACCGGCGACATCTCGCAGGTGCCGAGCAGCGTGAGCGCGATCAAGATCGACGGACAGCGTGCCTACAAGCGCGCCCGTGACGGCGAGGCCGTCGAGATTCCGGCTCGTCCGGTGACGGTGAGCGCGTTCGAGGTCCTCGACATTCGCCGGGACGGCCGCGTCATCGACCTCGACGTCCACGTCGAGGTCTCATCCGGCACGTACGTGAGGGCACTGGCCCGCGACCTCGGCACAGCCCTCACCGTGGACGGCACGGGAGTCGGCGGCCACCTCACGGGGCTGCGGCGCACCCGCGTGGGTGGACTCACGCTGTCCGACGCTCACACCCTTGACGACCTCGCCGCGCTCGTCGACTCCGGCGCCGAGCTGCCGCGCGTGCCGCTCGGCGCCGCCGCATCGGCCGTCCTGCCCACGCGTCGCCTGAGCGAGCCCGAGGCGAGGGCGCTGGGCTATGGCCAGGCGATCCCGGCATCGGCGCTGGACGAGGCCGATGCGGGGGAGGGGCCCGTGGCGGGCCTCGCGCCCGATGGCGATCTCGTGGCGGTGCTCGAGCGTCGCGGCGACACGTGGCGCCCTGCGGTGGTCTTCCGACCGTCGGTGACTGCGCCGGCATCAGGCGAGGCACAATGA
- a CDS encoding bifunctional riboflavin kinase/FAD synthetase: protein MQIWRSLDEVPADLGPTAVTLGNFDGVHRGHQAVLVQMVADARERGHRAVAMTFEPHPKAVHDPEHPPVLITGLDDKLDRLAETGLDGVLVVPYTLEFASQTPQEFVRRWLVDGLGAATVVVGADTKFGRGNAGDVETMRAIGATMGFETDIVDDACAVSETGRRWSSTWVRELLDDGRMREAATVLGRPHRLRGIVVDGDKLGREIGFPTANLDVTGGMVPRHGVYAGWMTVLDGRGNDRAAALVGERLATAISIGINYTVGAQGLRIEGFAFDRSGLDLYGADVAFDLIEWRRPMLDFGSLEGLKDALAADVAWCRQMLQVD from the coding sequence ATGCAGATCTGGCGCTCTCTCGACGAGGTACCCGCTGACCTGGGGCCGACGGCTGTCACGCTGGGCAACTTCGACGGCGTTCACCGCGGTCACCAGGCGGTCCTCGTGCAGATGGTGGCCGATGCGCGCGAGCGCGGACACCGCGCGGTCGCCATGACATTCGAGCCGCATCCCAAGGCCGTGCACGACCCCGAGCACCCTCCGGTGCTGATCACCGGCCTCGACGACAAGCTCGACCGGCTGGCGGAGACCGGCCTGGACGGCGTGCTCGTGGTGCCGTACACCCTGGAGTTCGCGAGCCAGACGCCGCAGGAGTTCGTGCGCCGCTGGCTCGTCGACGGCCTGGGTGCGGCGACCGTCGTCGTCGGGGCCGACACCAAGTTCGGTCGTGGCAACGCCGGCGATGTCGAGACCATGCGCGCGATCGGCGCGACGATGGGCTTCGAGACGGACATCGTGGACGACGCGTGCGCGGTGTCGGAGACGGGGCGTCGGTGGTCGTCCACCTGGGTGCGGGAGCTGCTCGACGACGGTCGCATGCGCGAGGCCGCGACGGTGCTCGGCAGGCCGCACCGACTGCGGGGAATCGTGGTGGACGGTGACAAGCTGGGCCGCGAGATCGGCTTCCCCACGGCGAACCTCGATGTGACCGGCGGGATGGTGCCGCGCCACGGCGTCTATGCCGGCTGGATGACGGTGCTCGATGGTCGCGGCAACGACCGCGCCGCGGCGCTGGTCGGCGAGCGCCTCGCGACCGCGATCAGCATCGGCATCAACTACACCGTCGGGGCCCAGGGACTGCGCATCGAGGGGTTCGCCTTCGACCGCTCGGGCCTGGATCTCTACGGCGCTGACGTGGCGTTCGACCTCATCGAGTGGCGTCGCCCCATGCTCGACTTCGGTTCGCTCGAGGGCCTCAAGGACGCCCTCGCCGCCGACGTCGCCTGGTGTCGCCAAATGTTACAAGTCGATTAA